The following coding sequences lie in one Deltaproteobacteria bacterium genomic window:
- the nosZ gene encoding Sec-dependent nitrous-oxide reductase → MKQVGVVLVAAAVLAAIAFACASGPGGPAATTAVTGGAGQNIQELMKARNLSEADVAAALKTFTPTGVKDEYYTFASGGHGGQILVIGVPSMRILKTIAVFTPEPWQGYGYGDQTDALLKTGFRHEGKPLYWGDTHHPALSETAGDYDGQYLFIGDKANARMAVINLKTFVTQQIVSSNLMESNHGGAFVTPNTDYIIEASQYPAPLGMKYAPIEKYQEAYRGVAVFWKFDRAEGRIVPAESFALELPPYMQDLADAGKLDSDGYAFINSFNSEMSFGGNAEGRPPMESGASQNDMDYLHVINWKKAAEVVKAGKAETIAGMKVIPLSVSIEEGLLHFIPEPKSPHGCDVTPNGKEIVVAGKLDTHATVYSFEKIKALIEQKKYEGKDAYGVPILSLQESMRGQVEIGLGPLHTQFDDKGNAYTSVFIESVVAKWSLADLKVIEKIPSHYNVGHLVAAEGDTVAPDGKYLIAMNKWALDRFADVGPLLPQNFQLVDINTPNMQLLYDLPIPNAEPHYAQMIKADKLKPIIAYTPAGQDAISDKADPFAVAGGSEKVERKADGVHVNMTAIRSHFTPDTIRVKKGDLVHFHITNLEQAHDATHGFSIDSYNINVSLEPGEHANVTLRADREGVFPMYCTEFCSALHLEMAGYFLVEP, encoded by the coding sequence CGGCCGCAACGACGGCGGTAACCGGAGGAGCCGGGCAGAACATCCAGGAACTCATGAAGGCGCGCAATCTGAGCGAGGCCGATGTAGCGGCCGCGCTCAAGACGTTCACGCCCACAGGCGTGAAGGACGAGTACTACACGTTCGCCTCCGGCGGGCACGGTGGGCAGATTCTCGTAATCGGCGTTCCGAGCATGCGCATTCTAAAGACGATCGCCGTTTTCACGCCCGAGCCCTGGCAGGGATACGGCTACGGCGATCAGACCGATGCGCTGCTGAAGACCGGATTCCGCCACGAGGGCAAGCCGCTGTACTGGGGCGACACGCATCACCCGGCGCTCAGCGAGACCGCGGGCGACTACGACGGGCAGTATCTGTTCATCGGTGACAAGGCGAACGCCCGAATGGCGGTCATCAACCTGAAGACCTTCGTCACGCAGCAGATCGTCTCCTCCAATCTGATGGAGTCCAACCACGGCGGAGCCTTCGTCACGCCGAATACGGATTACATCATCGAAGCCTCACAGTACCCCGCTCCGCTGGGGATGAAGTACGCCCCGATCGAGAAGTACCAGGAAGCGTACCGTGGCGTCGCGGTGTTCTGGAAGTTCGACCGTGCCGAGGGCCGCATCGTTCCCGCCGAGTCGTTCGCGCTCGAACTGCCGCCGTACATGCAGGATCTGGCGGACGCGGGCAAGCTGGATAGCGACGGATACGCGTTCATCAACAGCTTCAACTCGGAGATGTCGTTCGGCGGCAACGCCGAGGGACGTCCGCCGATGGAGTCCGGCGCGTCGCAGAACGACATGGACTATCTGCACGTCATCAACTGGAAGAAAGCCGCGGAGGTCGTGAAGGCCGGAAAGGCCGAGACGATCGCGGGCATGAAGGTCATTCCCCTGTCCGTGTCGATCGAAGAAGGCTTGCTGCACTTCATTCCGGAGCCGAAGAGCCCGCACGGCTGCGACGTGACGCCCAACGGCAAGGAGATCGTGGTCGCCGGCAAACTCGACACGCACGCCACGGTCTACAGCTTCGAGAAGATCAAGGCCCTGATCGAGCAGAAGAAGTACGAGGGCAAGGACGCGTACGGCGTGCCGATCCTCTCGCTTCAGGAGTCGATGCGCGGCCAGGTGGAGATCGGTCTCGGACCGCTGCACACGCAGTTCGACGACAAAGGCAACGCCTACACATCGGTGTTCATCGAGTCGGTCGTGGCGAAGTGGTCGCTGGCGGACTTGAAGGTCATCGAGAAGATTCCGTCTCACTACAACGTTGGCCATCTCGTCGCAGCGGAAGGCGACACGGTGGCGCCCGACGGCAAGTACCTGATCGCCATGAACAAGTGGGCGCTGGACCGTTTCGCCGACGTCGGCCCGCTGCTGCCGCAGAACTTCCAACTCGTGGACATCAACACGCCGAACATGCAACTCCTGTACGATCTGCCGATTCCCAACGCGGAGCCGCACTACGCGCAGATGATCAAGGCGGACAAGCTCAAGCCGATCATCGCGTACACGCCCGCCGGTCAGGACGCGATCTCCGACAAGGCCGATCCGTTCGCGGTCGCCGGCGGCTCGGAGAAAGTCGAGCGCAAAGCCGACGGCGTTCACGTCAACATGACGGCGATCCGAAGCCACTTCACTCCGGATACGATCCGCGTGAAGAAGGGCGACCTGGTCCATTTCCACATCACGAACCTCGAACAAGCCCACGACGCCACGCACGGGTTCAGCATTGACTCGTACAACATCAATGTCAGTCTGGAGCCGGGCGAACACGCGAATGTGACCCTGAGGGCCGACCGCGAGGGCGTATTCCCGATGTACTGCACTGAGTTCTGCTCGGCGCTGCACCTCGAAATGGCCGGGTATTTTCTCGTGGAGCCCTGA